One segment of Pseudoalteromonas rubra DNA contains the following:
- a CDS encoding NCS2 family permease, which produces MLEKLFSLRAQQSTVKTEFIAGLTTFVTMVYIVFVNPAMLAEAGIDHGAAFVATCLAAAIGCFIMGLWANYPLALAPGMGLNAFFTYGVVLGMGHSWQSALGAVFLSGCLFLLLSIFKVREWVIQAIPLVLKQAIATGIGAFLALIALKNAQIIVASPATFVQLGDITSPGPLLAILSFFVIAALMYRDMKSGVLLSILLVTVLAWGLGLVEYAGIVSMPPSITPTLAQLDIASALEISMLSVVFAFLFVDLFDTSGTLVAVTQKAGIADKEGRMPRLGRALSADSSATIAGSFLGTSTTTSYIESVSGVSVGGRTGLTAVVVGLCFLLMMFFAPLAQMVPAYATAGAILYVAVLMLQNLKLVNWDDMSDAIPVSVVLLMTPLTFSIAHGIALGFISYTAVKLACNKREEISVSVWVLTVLFIVKFAIS; this is translated from the coding sequence ATGCTGGAAAAATTATTTTCGCTCCGTGCACAGCAGAGCACAGTCAAAACCGAGTTTATCGCCGGCCTGACGACATTTGTCACTATGGTTTACATTGTTTTTGTGAACCCTGCCATGCTAGCTGAGGCGGGCATCGATCATGGTGCTGCGTTTGTTGCCACTTGTTTAGCCGCAGCTATAGGTTGTTTTATCATGGGCTTGTGGGCCAATTATCCGCTGGCTTTGGCGCCAGGCATGGGCTTAAATGCCTTTTTTACTTATGGCGTCGTGTTGGGTATGGGTCATTCCTGGCAAAGCGCGTTGGGCGCGGTTTTTTTATCTGGGTGTCTATTTTTATTACTCAGTATATTTAAGGTCAGAGAGTGGGTGATACAGGCAATCCCGCTGGTACTCAAGCAAGCCATTGCTACAGGTATTGGTGCTTTCCTGGCACTGATAGCGCTTAAAAATGCGCAGATCATCGTTGCCAGCCCGGCAACCTTTGTGCAATTGGGTGACATCACCAGCCCTGGCCCTTTACTTGCCATTCTGAGCTTTTTTGTTATTGCTGCCTTAATGTATCGTGATATGAAAAGTGGCGTGCTGCTGAGTATTTTGTTGGTTACTGTGCTTGCCTGGGGCCTTGGCTTGGTCGAATATGCCGGTATTGTTTCTATGCCACCGAGTATTACACCAACTCTGGCGCAACTTGATATTGCCAGTGCGTTGGAAATCTCGATGCTGAGCGTGGTGTTCGCATTTTTATTTGTTGATTTGTTTGATACCAGTGGCACTTTGGTTGCGGTGACACAAAAAGCTGGTATTGCAGATAAAGAAGGGCGGATGCCACGCCTTGGCAGAGCGCTTTCGGCTGACAGCTCAGCAACGATAGCTGGATCTTTTCTTGGTACCTCCACAACCACTTCGTACATTGAATCTGTGTCAGGTGTGTCTGTGGGTGGGCGTACAGGATTAACCGCAGTGGTGGTTGGTTTGTGTTTCCTGCTTATGATGTTCTTTGCACCTTTGGCGCAAATGGTCCCTGCGTATGCCACTGCCGGAGCGATTTTGTACGTCGCTGTACTGATGCTGCAAAATTTGAAGCTGGTGAACTGGGATGATATGAGTGATGCCATTCCGGTCAGTGTGGTGTTACTTATGACACCACTGACGTTCTCAATTGCGCATGGCATAGCGCTTGGCTTTATTTCTTATACTGCGGTGAAGCTGGCGTGTAATAAACGCGAGGAGATCTCTGTCAGTGTCTGGGTATTGACCGTGCTGTTTATTGTCAAGTTTGCGATCAGCTGA
- a CDS encoding SEL1-like repeat protein, giving the protein MKKNQLAVANGSDLEQQLLNVLEFVTATPDSENRWPNDTDNKAVYKKGLYYLKNKQYPLAAKWLRLAAMSGDNKAQFYLGMLFVKGQGVPKSVFHGIAWLSLSQSQGNQAAAGTLEQVRTHLTAKRFIDAQCYAATLYEQIHQMMHFSPDANPK; this is encoded by the coding sequence ATGAAAAAGAACCAATTAGCAGTTGCAAACGGCAGTGATTTAGAGCAACAGCTGCTCAATGTGCTGGAATTTGTGACCGCAACACCGGACTCTGAAAACCGCTGGCCCAACGATACCGATAACAAAGCTGTCTATAAAAAAGGCCTTTATTATCTGAAAAATAAACAATATCCGCTCGCTGCGAAATGGCTTCGGCTTGCTGCGATGTCAGGTGATAATAAAGCCCAGTTTTATCTCGGGATGTTATTTGTAAAAGGTCAGGGTGTACCAAAAAGCGTTTTTCATGGTATTGCCTGGCTATCGCTCTCTCAAAGTCAGGGAAATCAGGCAGCAGCTGGCACACTTGAGCAAGTGCGTACCCATCTGACAGCTAAGCGATTCATAGATGCCCAGTGCTATGCCGCTACCCTGTATGAGCAAATCCATCAAATGATGCACTTTAGCCCGGACGCGAACCCAAAATAA
- a CDS encoding SulA-like leucine-rich domain-containing protein: protein MLHTQVQNISVSQAKTANKRYQLVYAEDDIVSSLELLKILYRCNSLHRWTLLIAPDNIPSKALLDNSSIDSSKLLVLRQRHLINLEYVINSALCKGNFAAVITWTDIVSEQQLSQFKLIDSDTEVFCFTRTSGHEVSVVAH, encoded by the coding sequence ATGTTACATACTCAAGTGCAAAATATATCAGTGTCTCAGGCTAAAACAGCCAATAAACGCTATCAGTTAGTATATGCGGAAGATGACATAGTAAGCAGTTTAGAACTGCTTAAAATCCTGTATCGATGCAATTCACTTCACAGATGGACCTTGCTTATTGCACCAGACAACATTCCAAGCAAAGCCCTGCTGGATAACAGTTCAATTGATAGCAGCAAGCTACTGGTGCTACGTCAAAGACATTTGATAAACTTAGAGTATGTTATCAACAGCGCTTTATGCAAAGGTAACTTTGCAGCGGTGATCACCTGGACAGACATTGTGTCGGAACAACAGCTGTCTCAGTTTAAACTGATAGACAGTGACACTGAGGTCTTTTGTTTTACCCGCACCTCTGGACATGAGGTATCTGTCGTTGCGCATTAA
- a CDS encoding YchJ family protein, which translates to MCYCGSEREAQACCLPFIAGQKLPDSAEQLMRSRYSAYCLKDTGYIHRTYAQCKRAENSEASISAFAEHATFIGLEVIQSNDSPEHHFVEFKATYLDGSTCITMHERSRFLREDGQWRYLDGELFACPEKKISRNDPCPCQSGKKFKKCHG; encoded by the coding sequence ATGTGTTATTGCGGTTCTGAAAGAGAAGCACAAGCATGCTGTCTGCCTTTTATAGCAGGCCAAAAGCTACCTGACAGTGCGGAGCAGTTAATGCGCTCCAGATACAGTGCTTATTGCCTCAAAGACACAGGGTACATACATCGTACTTATGCACAGTGCAAACGTGCAGAAAATAGTGAGGCCAGTATCAGTGCATTTGCTGAGCACGCAACCTTTATTGGCTTGGAGGTCATCCAAAGCAATGATTCTCCAGAACATCACTTTGTGGAGTTTAAGGCTACATACCTGGATGGCAGCACCTGTATCACTATGCACGAACGGTCTCGCTTTTTACGTGAAGACGGCCAGTGGCGTTATCTTGATGGTGAACTGTTTGCCTGCCCTGAGAAAAAAATTAGCAGGAATGATCCTTGTCCCTGCCAAAGTGGGAAGAAGTTCAAAAAATGCCACGGCTAG
- a CDS encoding VC2046/SO_2500 family protein: MQIDGILCKEAQLGSALNHSVHEARRGDFGLLLSLLSQDALDFSQFDLPHSSSQEADKSEEALKKALQLGPQKPLAPEQFDMLIGQSNGFMAQGGDLTSLRLKECLQPEPFAVRNDKKHIPLHIVDNLEPAVRQKLENTRNPQMLVDKHDIDAAGFYDQIASGEMQSMLQVAV; the protein is encoded by the coding sequence ATGCAGATAGATGGCATTTTGTGCAAAGAGGCTCAGCTGGGCAGTGCACTCAATCACAGCGTTCATGAAGCAAGACGCGGCGACTTTGGCTTGCTGCTGTCTTTATTGTCTCAGGATGCATTAGATTTTAGCCAGTTTGACCTGCCGCATTCGTCTTCACAGGAAGCTGATAAATCAGAAGAAGCGCTTAAAAAGGCGTTGCAGCTTGGTCCGCAAAAGCCACTTGCCCCAGAACAGTTCGATATGCTGATTGGCCAGAGCAATGGGTTTATGGCTCAGGGGGGCGATCTGACAAGTCTTCGCCTTAAAGAATGTTTGCAGCCAGAGCCCTTTGCGGTACGTAACGACAAAAAGCACATTCCGCTGCATATCGTTGATAATTTGGAGCCTGCCGTAAGACAGAAGCTCGAAAATACCAGAAATCCGCAAATGCTTGTTGATAAACACGATATAGATGCTGCAGGTTTCTATGATCAGATAGCCAGTGGTGAAATGCAATCTATGTTGCAGGTTGCGGTGTAA
- a CDS encoding enoyl-CoA hydratase/isomerase family protein, whose translation MVYENYTTFKARQNQGVLTVTFDFEPVNIQGIPMLDDLNRLSAALETDKSVKVVVFQSAHPEIFVAHADTNFLKDMSTQAVAREEVELLYLQQVLQRVSVLPQATIAKVEGFARGGGHEFMLACDMRFAARGKAKFMQMEVGMGILPCGGGASRMARQVGLGRALEIILSARDFDADQAQAYGTINQALDADKIGPYVEELANRISQFPAESIEACKRAVYASIDLPIEDSLKEEAYRLYQSMSKTPAQKRFQYADDNGAQDSMENQRNWDQLVMGIQDIK comes from the coding sequence ATGGTTTATGAAAATTATACAACATTTAAGGCAAGGCAAAATCAAGGAGTGCTTACAGTTACCTTTGATTTTGAACCTGTAAATATTCAAGGCATTCCTATGTTGGATGATCTTAATCGCTTATCTGCAGCACTGGAGACAGACAAAAGTGTAAAAGTTGTTGTATTTCAATCTGCACACCCAGAAATTTTTGTTGCACATGCCGACACAAACTTTTTAAAGGATATGTCTACTCAAGCGGTGGCGAGAGAAGAGGTTGAATTACTTTATTTGCAGCAAGTCTTGCAGAGAGTCAGTGTACTGCCACAAGCCACCATCGCAAAAGTAGAGGGGTTTGCACGTGGTGGGGGTCATGAATTTATGCTGGCTTGTGACATGCGTTTTGCTGCTCGCGGTAAAGCCAAGTTTATGCAAATGGAGGTGGGTATGGGGATTTTACCATGTGGCGGTGGAGCATCCCGCATGGCTCGGCAGGTAGGGTTAGGGCGTGCATTGGAGATAATTTTGAGTGCGCGTGATTTTGATGCCGACCAAGCACAAGCGTATGGCACAATTAACCAAGCACTGGATGCGGATAAAATTGGTCCTTATGTAGAAGAACTAGCTAATCGAATTAGTCAATTTCCTGCTGAATCGATAGAAGCCTGTAAACGCGCTGTATATGCCTCAATTGATTTGCCAATTGAAGATTCGCTAAAAGAAGAAGCTTACAGGTTGTATCAATCAATGAGCAAAACACCAGCACAAAAACGTTTTCAGTATGCTGACGATAATGGTGCGCAAGATAGCATGGAAAATCAGCGCAACTGGGATCAATTAGTGATGGGTATTCAGGATATTAAATAG
- a CDS encoding IS5 family transposase: MKEKRITNWRDYNKALIARGNIQLWFSEDAITQWNNTQHHGGKGRANHFSELAIETCLTLRAVFRLSLRAAQGFVSSLISMMKLNLETPTYSCLCKRSAELAVRYRPSSSASAGIDIVVDSTGLKVHGNGEWHARKHGANKRRTWRKLHLAIDANTHQIVGAELSAISVADPEVLGDLLRPLRRKISSVKADGAYDTRGCYAEVAVKKADAVIPPRCNAQLWENAHTRIAWSF; this comes from the coding sequence TTGAAAGAAAAGCGTATCACCAACTGGCGCGATTACAACAAAGCCCTTATCGCCAGAGGCAACATCCAACTTTGGTTTTCCGAGGATGCAATTACTCAGTGGAACAACACGCAACATCACGGCGGTAAAGGGCGAGCCAATCATTTCTCTGAGCTGGCGATTGAGACCTGCCTGACTTTACGGGCTGTATTTCGCTTGTCTCTTCGAGCCGCACAGGGTTTTGTTTCTTCTCTGATATCAATGATGAAGCTTAATTTGGAAACGCCAACTTATAGTTGTTTGTGCAAGCGTAGTGCAGAGCTCGCAGTTCGTTACAGGCCAAGCTCCAGTGCATCTGCGGGCATTGATATCGTGGTTGATAGCACTGGCTTGAAGGTGCACGGAAATGGTGAGTGGCATGCAAGAAAGCATGGTGCGAACAAACGCCGGACATGGCGAAAGTTACATCTGGCCATTGATGCAAATACGCACCAAATCGTGGGTGCTGAGTTGTCTGCAATCTCCGTAGCTGATCCAGAAGTTCTGGGCGATTTGCTCAGACCATTGCGCAGGAAAATCAGTTCGGTAAAAGCTGATGGCGCTTATGATACTAGAGGCTGTTATGCCGAAGTCGCAGTCAAAAAGGCTGATGCAGTGATCCCACCAAGGTGCAACGCGCAGTTGTGGGAGAATGCGCATACTCGAATAGCGTGGTCATTTTAA
- a CDS encoding substrate-binding periplasmic protein, with translation MHATKALLLFCIFFGISPLLFAQQIKVVTEHFPPYQIVENGLPIQGSAVELVKKQLSKANYKVPIEVYPWARAYKLALNEPNTMIFSLARTKEREHLFHWVGPISKLKGHIWALTSSSHIEINALADAKHFSIAVIREDSTHHFLRYIGFNDESNLYLTTTFEQNVQMLFLKRVDLVIGTQSMLEEQMSNLGLDIKKLRKIYTFGPDDFQLYIAFNNDTSLELVYKFQRILEEIQQSHSH, from the coding sequence ATGCATGCGACAAAAGCGCTTCTTTTATTTTGTATTTTCTTTGGAATATCCCCTCTTCTATTCGCACAACAAATAAAAGTTGTCACAGAACACTTTCCTCCGTATCAAATAGTTGAAAATGGCTTGCCAATTCAGGGAAGTGCTGTTGAGCTAGTCAAAAAGCAGCTTTCCAAAGCCAATTACAAAGTACCTATAGAGGTATACCCTTGGGCGAGAGCATATAAACTGGCTCTCAACGAGCCTAATACAATGATATTTTCATTAGCTAGAACTAAAGAGCGAGAACACTTATTTCATTGGGTTGGTCCGATTAGTAAGCTAAAGGGTCATATATGGGCTCTTACAAGCAGCTCCCATATAGAAATTAATGCTCTAGCTGATGCTAAGCACTTTTCAATTGCTGTAATCAGAGAAGACAGTACTCATCACTTTTTAAGATATATCGGTTTTAATGATGAATCCAATCTATATTTAACAACCACCTTCGAACAAAACGTCCAAATGCTCTTTTTAAAACGGGTTGATCTAGTTATTGGAACGCAATCAATGCTAGAGGAACAGATGAGTAACTTAGGGTTAGACATAAAAAAACTAAGAAAGATCTACACGTTCGGCCCTGATGATTTTCAGCTTTACATTGCCTTCAACAATGACACCTCTCTTGAATTAGTATACAAATTTCAACGAATATTAGAAGAAATACAACAAAGTCATAGCCACTAA
- a CDS encoding M48 family metallopeptidase → MSFDYQLSISKRRQSVAIKVTANGVKVFAPHGIDRQWLETWLKSKSSWVEDKKLAVSAQQQQIQSPFCHKEIQIFGERYQLVLSPRRSYIDHDAKCIGLKTRAQPGTEGARKALFKLLNQILLSYVTPVLAEYSVLMNSQYQELKIREYKRRWGSLSSNGTLALNSLLVGAPKWVIDYVVVHELAHGHVMAHNQAFWQIVARHYPRYREAQAYLKQYGVGLQIEKP, encoded by the coding sequence ATGTCATTCGATTATCAGTTAAGTATCAGTAAGCGCAGACAGAGTGTTGCGATAAAAGTCACAGCGAATGGCGTGAAAGTGTTTGCGCCGCATGGCATTGACCGACAATGGCTGGAAACCTGGCTGAAGAGCAAGTCGAGCTGGGTTGAGGATAAGAAGCTAGCAGTGTCTGCTCAGCAACAACAGATCCAATCACCTTTCTGTCACAAAGAAATTCAGATATTTGGTGAACGATATCAGCTGGTGCTGTCGCCGCGTCGTTCTTATATTGATCATGACGCCAAATGTATTGGTCTAAAAACCCGGGCACAACCAGGAACAGAGGGCGCGCGCAAAGCCTTATTTAAGCTCTTAAACCAGATACTGCTCAGCTATGTAACGCCGGTACTGGCTGAGTATTCGGTCCTGATGAACAGTCAGTATCAGGAATTGAAAATAAGGGAATATAAACGCCGCTGGGGAAGTTTGTCTTCAAATGGCACGCTGGCGCTTAACAGCCTGTTGGTTGGTGCGCCTAAGTGGGTTATAGATTATGTTGTTGTGCATGAGCTGGCACACGGTCATGTGATGGCACACAATCAGGCCTTTTGGCAGATAGTGGCACGTCATTATCCCAGGTACCGGGAAGCTCAAGCTTACCTGAAGCAATATGGGGTTGGGTTACAGATCGAAAAGCCATAG
- a CDS encoding ion channel, giving the protein MNNKPLCQYESPDGHKCQEIDMGSGYCFWHDSKFDKSGLELTQKLERYAKRGGLLQGLELKRANLEGLNLVKFGNHEGYDLSYSNFYRANLQGAHLFNSTIKNASLMKADLRDANLHCCKLENTNLLGMKLDKTRIDNLYLGDKLLQEKQASDALKEQDLDEANDLFLQSEEIYRLLRKGAEQQGLFEMAGKYTYSELRMRHAQYPKLSKRRLVSSFVDMLCGYGEKPENVIRFSLGMIVACAICYFIFGINYNDGLIQFSSQASWSDNLSTLLNCIYFSVVTFTTLGYGDITPTGITRLIATVEAFTGSFSLALFVVVFVKRMTR; this is encoded by the coding sequence ATGAATAACAAACCACTTTGCCAATATGAATCTCCCGACGGCCATAAATGCCAGGAAATAGACATGGGTTCAGGCTATTGCTTCTGGCATGATAGCAAATTTGACAAAAGCGGTCTGGAGTTAACTCAAAAGCTGGAGCGGTATGCAAAACGAGGCGGCCTTTTACAGGGGTTGGAGTTAAAACGTGCCAACCTGGAAGGTCTTAACCTGGTTAAATTTGGTAACCACGAAGGCTATGACCTGTCATACAGCAACTTCTATCGTGCCAACTTGCAAGGTGCTCACCTGTTCAACAGTACCATCAAAAATGCTTCCTTAATGAAAGCGGACTTGCGAGATGCCAATCTACATTGCTGCAAACTCGAAAACACCAATCTGCTCGGCATGAAACTCGATAAAACTCGTATCGATAACCTCTACCTTGGCGATAAACTGTTACAAGAAAAACAAGCCAGCGACGCACTGAAAGAGCAAGATTTAGATGAAGCCAACGACTTGTTTTTACAATCAGAAGAAATCTATCGCTTATTGAGAAAAGGCGCAGAGCAGCAAGGTCTGTTTGAAATGGCTGGCAAATATACCTACAGCGAACTTCGCATGCGTCACGCGCAATACCCTAAATTGTCCAAACGCCGGTTGGTATCCTCTTTCGTTGATATGTTATGTGGCTACGGCGAAAAGCCCGAAAATGTGATCCGCTTCAGTCTGGGCATGATAGTCGCCTGTGCGATTTGCTACTTTATATTCGGAATCAATTATAACGACGGGCTGATCCAGTTTTCCAGTCAGGCCTCATGGTCAGACAACCTCAGTACATTACTCAACTGCATTTATTTCAGTGTGGTCACCTTTACTACACTGGGTTATGGCGACATAACGCCGACCGGCATTACCCGGTTAATCGCCACGGTTGAAGCGTTTACCGGGAGCTTTTCGCTGGCGTTGTTTGTCGTTGTATTCGTAAAACGCATGACCCGCTAG
- a CDS encoding HD domain-containing protein translates to MTVNMTELETACRDFMLTTEFADTAHDLSHILRVVKTAKQLCAAEGADLEVVLPAAWLHDCVAVAKNHPDRPIASKLAGDRAVAFLSTLDYPEHKLSAVHHAIVAHSFSANVPPDTLEAKVVQDADRMDALGAIGVSRCMKVGGAIARHLYHIDDPFCQQREADDKKYTLDHFYIKLLNIAEQMHTQSAKQEAQRRTEFMRGFLLELGREIGVPD, encoded by the coding sequence ATGACAGTAAATATGACGGAATTAGAGACGGCATGCAGAGATTTTATGCTCACAACCGAGTTTGCCGATACCGCCCATGATTTATCACACATCCTGCGTGTGGTTAAAACCGCCAAGCAACTCTGTGCTGCGGAAGGGGCTGATCTTGAAGTTGTGTTGCCCGCGGCCTGGTTACACGACTGTGTGGCTGTGGCAAAGAATCACCCGGACAGGCCCATAGCGTCGAAATTGGCCGGGGACAGGGCGGTTGCCTTTCTATCAACCCTGGATTATCCAGAGCACAAACTCTCAGCGGTACATCATGCGATAGTTGCACATAGCTTCAGTGCCAACGTGCCACCCGATACGCTGGAAGCTAAAGTTGTTCAGGACGCAGACCGAATGGATGCGCTTGGGGCGATTGGGGTGAGTCGATGCATGAAAGTGGGCGGTGCCATTGCCAGACATTTGTATCACATTGATGACCCATTTTGTCAGCAACGAGAAGCGGATGATAAAAAGTACACGTTAGATCACTTCTACATCAAGCTGCTGAATATTGCGGAGCAAATGCACACGCAGTCGGCAAAACAAGAAGCGCAGCGCCGAACTGAGTTTATGCGTGGATTCTTGCTCGAATTGGGCAGAGAGATAGGTGTCCCCGACTAG